The genomic segment CTGGTGATTACGGGCTGCAACACCATTCACGGCGCCGGCAAGGACATCGAACGCGGTGGCGAGAAGGTGCAGGGAGCCGCGGATAGCACCAAGCAGAAGATGTAGCTGCCAGTCGGCGAGCCATCACCTCAGGGGCCCTTTGCGGGCCCCTGGCCGTTCGTGGCGCGCTGGTCGGGCAAGCGCGCAGCCGTTCACTGTGTGACGGTTGCCTCCGGGGCCTCGGGCGCATGGTCGGTGCGATGGCGCCGCCAGCTTGCCGGCGGCAGGCCGAATTCGCGCTTGAAGGCCCGGCAGAATGCCGCTTCGGAGTCATAGCCGGCGATGCCGGCAACTTCGCCGATGGACTGGCTGCCATTGCGCAAGGCCGTGGCCGCGATGCGCAGGCGCCAGTGCGCCAGGTACTGCATCGGCGGCTGGCCGAGCAGGTCGGTGAAGCGCTGGGCCAGGGCCGAGCGCGACAGGCCCACGTTGCTGGCCAGTTCATCGACGGTCCACGGATAGGCCGGGCGCGCATGCATGCGTGACAGCGCACGGCCGACATAGCGGTCGCGCAGCGCCGCCAGCCAGCCGCGCTCGTTTTCCGGCATGCCGTCGATGCAACGCCGCACGGCCTGCACGAACAGCAGTTCCGACAGCTTGGCCAGGACAGTGGCGCTGCCGGCCTTGGGAACGGCCGCTTCCGAGGTCGCGAAGGCCAGGGCCGGTGCCAGCCACGCGGACTCGACGCCGCCGTCCAACCCCACCTTGAACAGGCGCGGCAGAGACGAGAGCAGGGGGTTGCCGAGCATATCGTCGAAGGCAAGGAAGCCGCACACCATGCGCGTCGGCGTGCCGGTCCCGCCATAGGACAGCCGCATGACCTCGCCCGGATTGCTCTCCATCATCCCCGCGACCAGCGGGCCGGCCGGGATCGGGCACAGGCGAAGATCGCTTCCGAGCACATGGGGTTCGCCTTGCGGCACGACCAGCAGTTCGCCGGCGTCGACGCGCAGTCCCTGCCCGTCGCCGTCGACCAGGCGGGCCCAGCAACTGCCTTCAGTGATGAGGTGGTAGGACACGACCGGGCCGGTGCCAGGCAGGAAGGCGGCACGCAGGCTGCAGTCCGCTTCGGAGATCACGCACCACGGCGCCCTGAAATCGCCGTTGAGAAAGACAGCGCCGCTCAGTTGCACCGCGCGCAGGAGATCGGACAGAGCATCCATGGTCACTTCTCCGCAAACCCGGCGTCTTGCGCAAGAAAGCCGGAGGCCCGGTCAATGAACGGAGCCGGCCGGGCTCCGATACTAGCACCGTGCCTGACGCCAAACAACGGCGCAGGCCGCCGGCAATTCAGCAGGAGACCTATGACATGGAAA from the Cupriavidus sp. WKF15 genome contains:
- a CDS encoding AraC family transcriptional regulator — its product is MDALSDLLRAVQLSGAVFLNGDFRAPWCVISEADCSLRAAFLPGTGPVVSYHLITEGSCWARLVDGDGQGLRVDAGELLVVPQGEPHVLGSDLRLCPIPAGPLVAGMMESNPGEVMRLSYGGTGTPTRMVCGFLAFDDMLGNPLLSSLPRLFKVGLDGGVESAWLAPALAFATSEAAVPKAGSATVLAKLSELLFVQAVRRCIDGMPENERGWLAALRDRYVGRALSRMHARPAYPWTVDELASNVGLSRSALAQRFTDLLGQPPMQYLAHWRLRIAATALRNGSQSIGEVAGIAGYDSEAAFCRAFKREFGLPPASWRRHRTDHAPEAPEATVTQ
- a CDS encoding entericidin A/B family lipoprotein, producing the protein MRKLFALFALAGMLVITGCNTIHGAGKDIERGGEKVQGAADSTKQKM